From one Triticum urartu cultivar G1812 chromosome 3, Tu2.1, whole genome shotgun sequence genomic stretch:
- the LOC125547484 gene encoding probable transcriptional regulator RABBIT EARS has translation MDQAPHGAAASLDLSLTLAPMRSPPPSSSSFWAEGDAAAGHGGPGGHDGEARSRRLFSCLFCDKKFLKSQALGGHQNVHKKERAGSWNPRLYLQSDHGDRPATAAANAPARWPNARLDDDGEKQLQQLDLNVKL, from the coding sequence ATGGATCAGGCTCCCCATGGCGCAGCCGCTTCCCTAGACCTGTCCCTCACGCTGGCCCCCATGAGATCACCAccaccatcctcctcctccttttgGGCTGAAGGAGACGCCGCTGCCGGCCACGGCGGCCCTGGTGGCCATGACGGCGAAGCGAGATCGAGGCGGCTGTTCTCGTGCCTCTTCTGCGACAAGAAGTTCCTCAAGTCTCAGGCGTTGGGGGGCCACCAGAATGTGCACAAGAAGGAGCGGGCCGGCAGCTGGAACCCTCGCCTCTACCTACAATCCGACCACGGCGACCGGCCGGCCACCGCGGCGGCAAATGCGCCGGCGAGATGGCCAAATGCGCGCCTTGATGACGACGGCgagaagcagttgcagcagcttgATCTCAACGTCAAGCTTTAA